The following proteins are co-located in the Flammeovirga kamogawensis genome:
- a CDS encoding alpha amylase C-terminal domain-containing protein, which translates to MSKKLPELVKDDPWLEPQTDQINARINSYSQLKNDLSDKYGSIYEFAGAHKFLGFNFDETNNGWWYREWAPAAHALFLIGDFNDWNRDAHPLKRIEGSNEWNGVWEIFLPKDEYKDTFIHGSYVKVRVLSQAGDQDRIPAYITRVMQEPNSPNFKGQLWFSEETNFDWTGDEFVTSSIKAPLIYEAHVGMSQEEEKMGTYQEFIDNVLPRVKDLGYNCIQLMAVQEHPYYGSFGYHVSNFFAATSKFGTPEELKKLIKTAHSMGIAVIMDIVHSHAVKNHNEGINEFDGTVYQYFHAGEQGDHPDWDSKIFDYSKWEVIQFLASNVRYWLEEFHFDGFRFDGVTSMMYHHHGHAGFGSYDDYFNMGVDVDAVRYLQLANDIAHEIKPDVLSIAEDVSGMPGLSRDVAGGGVGFDYRLSMGIPDFWVKLLEEQQDEDWNIWDLWSVMLNRRAHEKAIAYSESHDQALVGDKTVAMWLMDAEMYTSMDNASNNLVIDRGIAMHKIIRFLTCVLGGEGYLNFMGNEFGHPEWIDFPREGNGWSFQYARRQWSLVENGFLRYQKLNNFDRAMIHLVRKFDILEEGTPVDLLNMDSDNKTICFKKGDLIFVFNFHPNHSLPNYKFNVKEAGTYEIVLSSDDENFGGFDRVDVSDEYFTDEDNNISIYNTNRSALVFKKKK; encoded by the coding sequence ATGAGTAAAAAATTACCTGAATTAGTAAAGGATGACCCGTGGTTAGAGCCACAAACCGACCAAATCAATGCAAGAATTAATTCCTATTCCCAACTTAAAAACGACTTATCTGATAAGTATGGAAGTATTTATGAATTTGCTGGTGCACATAAATTCTTAGGATTTAATTTTGATGAAACAAACAATGGCTGGTGGTACCGTGAGTGGGCACCTGCTGCACATGCTTTGTTTTTAATTGGTGATTTCAACGATTGGAATAGAGACGCTCATCCTTTAAAAAGAATTGAGGGTTCTAATGAATGGAACGGTGTATGGGAAATTTTCCTTCCTAAAGACGAGTATAAAGATACTTTTATTCATGGTAGTTATGTAAAGGTACGTGTTCTATCTCAAGCAGGAGATCAAGACCGTATTCCAGCATATATTACTAGAGTAATGCAAGAGCCTAATTCTCCTAACTTTAAAGGGCAATTATGGTTTTCTGAAGAAACTAACTTTGATTGGACAGGAGATGAATTTGTCACTTCTTCTATTAAAGCTCCACTTATTTATGAGGCACATGTAGGGATGTCTCAAGAGGAGGAAAAAATGGGTACATATCAAGAATTTATTGATAACGTACTTCCTCGTGTAAAAGATTTAGGATACAACTGTATTCAATTAATGGCTGTTCAGGAGCACCCTTATTATGGTTCTTTTGGCTACCATGTGAGTAATTTCTTTGCGGCAACTTCAAAATTTGGAACGCCAGAAGAATTAAAGAAACTTATTAAGACTGCTCACTCTATGGGCATTGCTGTAATTATGGATATTGTTCACTCTCATGCAGTGAAAAACCATAATGAAGGTATTAACGAGTTTGACGGAACGGTATATCAATATTTCCACGCTGGAGAACAAGGTGATCATCCAGATTGGGACTCAAAAATATTTGATTATAGCAAGTGGGAAGTTATTCAATTCCTTGCTTCCAACGTAAGATACTGGCTAGAAGAATTCCATTTTGATGGTTTCCGTTTTGACGGTGTAACTTCTATGATGTATCATCATCATGGACATGCTGGTTTTGGTAGCTATGACGACTACTTTAATATGGGTGTTGATGTAGATGCAGTACGTTATTTACAACTTGCCAACGATATAGCACATGAAATTAAACCTGATGTACTGTCTATTGCAGAAGATGTATCTGGCATGCCTGGTTTAAGTCGTGATGTAGCTGGTGGCGGTGTTGGTTTTGACTACCGTTTAAGTATGGGTATTCCAGATTTCTGGGTGAAATTATTGGAAGAACAACAAGATGAAGATTGGAACATTTGGGATCTTTGGAGTGTAATGCTTAACCGTAGAGCACATGAAAAAGCAATTGCCTATTCTGAATCGCATGACCAAGCATTAGTTGGCGATAAGACTGTTGCAATGTGGTTAATGGATGCTGAAATGTACACATCTATGGACAATGCAAGTAATAACTTGGTAATTGACCGCGGTATTGCAATGCATAAAATTATCCGTTTCTTAACTTGTGTACTAGGTGGCGAAGGTTATCTAAACTTTATGGGTAATGAATTTGGTCACCCAGAATGGATTGATTTTCCACGCGAAGGTAATGGATGGAGTTTCCAATATGCTAGACGCCAATGGTCTCTTGTAGAAAACGGCTTCTTACGTTATCAAAAACTAAATAATTTTGACCGTGCAATGATTCATCTTGTACGTAAGTTTGATATTTTAGAGGAAGGTACACCTGTTGATTTATTGAATATGGATAGTGATAACAAAACGATCTGTTTCAAAAAAGGTGATTTAATATTTGTATTTAACTTCCACCCTAATCACTCTCTTCCTAATTATAAATTTAATGTAAAGGAAGCAGGAACCTATGAAATCGTTTTATCATCTGATGATGAAAACTTTGGTGGTTTTGATCGTGTTGACGTTTCTGACGAATACTTTACTGATGAAGACAATAATATTTCAATCTATAACACTAACCGTTCTGCGTTAGTATTTAAGAAGAAGAAATAA
- a CDS encoding SusC/RagA family TonB-linked outer membrane protein translates to MKKRVLQLLLIFLGLAFTAFAQERKIDGVVKDANGETLPGATVMIEGTTIGAVTDFNGYFSIQAPESAVNIVVRLIGYTTQNVAIGTQAKFEFVMQEDVEQLDEVVVTALGIEKDKKSLGYSVSEVKGDDLKGADNGVLNNLNGKVAGVMVNTSSGAPGASSRITIRGNSSLTGNNQPLFVIDGVPVDNSYNSGNTSSGGTDFGSPINDINPDDIESMTVLKGPNAAALYGSRAQNGAIVITTKSGKGSDGLGVSLSNTTTFQNPLILPNYQNEYGQGLNGQFSFVDGKNGGIYDGVDESWGPKLDAGLMIPQFYSNGEAVPWVSSPNNVEDFFETGHISTTNLSIQNATDKSHVRFSMMYSDQKGMVPNTGLENYSASLNFGHKISDNLQLDTKLTYSRRQSDNLPQQGYGENNVMQQFVWGGRQVDYNLLKDYKKVDGTPYNWNYNYHDNPYWILNENTNSQLRDRINGYASLKWNITDYLNFKVKGGTDLYTENRLSKSAMYSINDPDGGFYESNYFVNETNFDFLFSFSKDFGSDWNVNANFGGNNMYRVYKSNSMEAYGLASPGVYTPANATGQVDSQTYFEEQIINSLYGTASVGFRDYLFMDVSIRNDWSSTLPVKNNSFMYPSVNLSYVFSEHMELPSWISQGKIRGGWAEVGNGASPYSTSNVYVSSLPYNGYPMFKYETTEANPDLRPESTQSWEVGLDMGFFNNRLGFEAAYYEKSTYDQIVPADVSAASGYRYSYINAGQIDNKGFELMVFATPVQTEAVTWDISFNFSKNKNEVVELADGVDSFILGEYWGLTTEARPGEELGTFYGYAYQRDEQGNVMVDDNGYAMKTDEKQKLGSINPDWRGGIRNSISYKNFTLSALIDISKGGDIFSVTNMFGEYAGVLDVTAVNREDGRVTNGVGVDGTPNTIVVPTQDYYQSLYGIHEEYIYDATYVKLAELSIAYNIPSTLTKKYGIKGMSVAFVGNNLWMIHSNAPNIDPQAGFGTGLDGQGFEFGQLPSPRSYGFDIKMKF, encoded by the coding sequence ATGAAGAAAAGAGTACTTCAACTTCTCTTGATCTTTTTGGGATTGGCTTTTACTGCCTTTGCTCAAGAGAGAAAGATTGATGGCGTTGTAAAAGACGCAAATGGTGAGACACTTCCTGGTGCCACTGTAATGATCGAAGGTACAACAATTGGTGCTGTTACAGATTTTAACGGTTACTTTTCTATTCAAGCTCCAGAAAGTGCTGTGAATATTGTTGTTCGCCTAATTGGTTATACAACTCAAAATGTTGCTATTGGAACACAAGCAAAATTTGAATTTGTAATGCAAGAAGATGTTGAGCAACTAGACGAAGTAGTTGTTACGGCATTAGGTATTGAAAAAGACAAAAAATCTTTAGGTTATTCTGTTTCAGAAGTAAAAGGAGATGACCTCAAAGGTGCTGATAATGGTGTACTTAACAACCTAAATGGTAAAGTTGCTGGTGTAATGGTAAATACATCATCGGGAGCTCCAGGTGCATCTTCTCGTATCACAATTCGTGGTAATTCATCTTTAACAGGTAATAATCAACCGTTATTCGTTATTGATGGTGTACCCGTAGATAACTCTTATAACTCAGGAAATACATCATCAGGAGGAACAGATTTTGGTTCACCTATTAATGATATTAACCCTGATGATATAGAATCGATGACGGTACTTAAAGGACCAAACGCAGCGGCTTTATATGGTTCTAGAGCGCAGAATGGTGCAATTGTTATTACAACAAAATCTGGTAAAGGTTCAGATGGTTTAGGTGTATCGTTATCTAATACTACAACTTTCCAAAACCCATTAATTTTACCAAACTATCAGAATGAATATGGTCAAGGTTTAAATGGTCAATTCTCTTTTGTAGATGGTAAAAATGGAGGTATTTATGATGGTGTTGATGAATCTTGGGGTCCAAAATTAGACGCAGGTTTAATGATTCCTCAGTTTTACTCAAATGGTGAGGCAGTGCCGTGGGTATCTTCTCCTAACAATGTAGAAGATTTCTTCGAAACAGGTCATATTTCTACAACGAACTTATCGATCCAAAATGCTACTGACAAATCACATGTACGTTTCTCAATGATGTACTCTGATCAAAAAGGTATGGTACCTAACACTGGTTTAGAAAATTATTCTGCATCATTAAATTTTGGTCATAAGATATCAGATAACCTACAATTAGATACGAAACTTACGTATTCTAGAAGACAGTCTGATAACCTTCCACAACAAGGATACGGAGAAAACAACGTAATGCAACAATTTGTGTGGGGTGGACGTCAGGTAGATTATAATTTATTGAAAGATTATAAAAAAGTTGATGGCACACCATATAACTGGAACTACAATTACCATGACAACCCTTATTGGATCTTAAACGAAAATACTAACTCTCAATTAAGAGATCGTATAAATGGTTACGCTTCTTTAAAATGGAACATTACTGATTACTTAAACTTTAAAGTGAAAGGTGGTACAGATTTATATACTGAAAACCGTTTATCTAAGTCTGCAATGTATTCTATTAATGACCCTGATGGTGGTTTCTATGAATCAAATTATTTTGTGAACGAAACAAACTTTGATTTCTTATTCTCGTTCTCTAAAGACTTCGGTTCAGATTGGAATGTGAATGCTAACTTTGGTGGTAACAACATGTACAGAGTGTATAAATCAAACTCAATGGAAGCATATGGTTTAGCTTCTCCGGGTGTATATACTCCTGCAAATGCTACAGGACAGGTTGATTCTCAAACGTATTTTGAAGAACAAATTATTAACTCATTATACGGTACAGCATCAGTAGGTTTTAGAGATTATTTATTTATGGATGTATCTATCCGTAATGATTGGTCGTCTACACTTCCTGTGAAAAACAACTCATTTATGTATCCTTCTGTGAACTTATCTTATGTATTCTCTGAACATATGGAATTGCCATCATGGATTTCACAAGGTAAAATTAGAGGTGGATGGGCAGAAGTAGGTAACGGTGCATCACCTTACTCAACTTCAAATGTTTATGTTTCTAGTTTACCATACAATGGCTATCCAATGTTTAAGTATGAAACAACAGAGGCTAACCCTGATTTAAGACCAGAATCTACTCAATCTTGGGAGGTTGGTTTGGATATGGGCTTCTTCAATAATCGTTTAGGTTTTGAGGCTGCTTATTATGAGAAATCAACGTATGATCAAATTGTACCAGCAGACGTATCTGCAGCATCAGGTTATAGATATTCTTATATCAATGCAGGACAAATTGATAACAAAGGTTTTGAATTGATGGTGTTTGCTACTCCTGTACAAACAGAAGCAGTTACTTGGGATATCTCATTTAACTTCTCAAAAAATAAAAACGAAGTAGTTGAATTAGCAGATGGTGTAGATTCATTTATTTTAGGTGAATACTGGGGTTTAACAACTGAAGCTCGTCCAGGTGAGGAGTTGGGTACTTTCTATGGTTATGCTTACCAAAGAGACGAACAAGGTAACGTAATGGTAGATGATAATGGTTACGCAATGAAAACTGATGAGAAACAAAAGTTAGGTTCTATCAACCCTGATTGGAGAGGTGGTATCCGCAACTCTATCTCCTATAAAAACTTTACATTATCAGCTTTAATAGATATTTCTAAAGGTGGTGATATTTTCTCTGTAACAAATATGTTTGGAGAATATGCAGGTGTTCTAGATGTAACTGCTGTTAATCGTGAAGATGGTAGAGTAACAAACGGTGTGGGTGTTGACGGTACTCCTAATACTATTGTAGTTCCAACTCAAGATTACTACCAATCTCTATACGGTATTCATGAAGAGTACATTTATGATGCTACTTATGTAAAATTAGCAGAATTATCTATTGCTTATAACATTCCATCTACTTTAACAAAGAAGTATGGTATTAAAGGAATGAGTGTAGCATTTGTTGGTAACAACTTATGGATGATTCATAGTAATGCTCCAAACATCGACCCTCAAGCTGGTTTCGGTACTGGTTTAGACGGTCAAGGTTTTGAATTTGGTCAGTTGCCATCGCCAAGAAGCTATGGTTTCGATATCAAAATGAAATTCTAA
- a CDS encoding SusD/RagB family nutrient-binding outer membrane lipoprotein has protein sequence MKKSIIYIALIIMAFGTTSCFKNFEDMQVNPNYPTDVDPGSLFANATFSRIGGIYGVQAEDFNMTGAGLWAQQYAKIQYIDEDWYEYRSNVVDGYWKYMFSGSSSNGSGSLYELELALKKTQDLKEALQGEVNPDVKAIADAEAMEGAMLVMRSYLFSVMTDVWGDIPYSEALKTVALGYESTITQPKYDAQKEIYEDLFKRLSEANELLSHGGNVTPQADMIYGGDAKKWQKFANSLAARLYIHISKVDAATAKSGLEFIFSNPSKYPVFTSIEDDAMLRYAGTQPYEHPFFENYVRDARDDHAMSYTMVNMMKARKDARMYIFATPTPASITLFDSTGNTSDISYYGIENGVPKSESFQLADISRIGVMYRVTPNGVSHVMSYSELEFIKAEAAAILGVGAAGDAKMAYEKGIHASFERQYSLADQYGIKTATFADQTGAVTFSESVVTEEDGTAIEISLANMESHYSRTLATADVAWDASKAAQLIAEQKFISIFTNGPEAFTEVRRTNFPQLTFVRGGTQYKGLGLPLRFPYAISEQTTNGANWSQAAQGITNTMYGKNVWWNTKTFDNYVEL, from the coding sequence ATGAAAAAATCAATAATATATATAGCATTAATCATCATGGCTTTTGGAACAACTTCTTGTTTCAAAAACTTTGAAGATATGCAAGTCAATCCAAACTATCCTACAGATGTAGATCCTGGTAGTTTATTTGCTAACGCAACGTTCTCAAGAATTGGGGGTATTTACGGTGTTCAAGCAGAAGATTTTAACATGACTGGAGCTGGTCTTTGGGCACAACAGTATGCTAAAATTCAGTATATCGATGAAGATTGGTACGAATACAGATCAAATGTTGTAGACGGTTATTGGAAATACATGTTTTCTGGTTCATCTTCAAATGGTTCAGGTTCGTTATATGAATTAGAATTGGCACTTAAGAAAACACAAGATTTGAAAGAAGCACTTCAAGGTGAAGTAAATCCTGATGTTAAAGCAATTGCTGATGCAGAAGCAATGGAAGGAGCAATGCTAGTAATGCGTTCGTATTTATTTTCTGTAATGACAGATGTTTGGGGTGATATTCCTTACTCTGAAGCATTGAAAACAGTTGCTTTAGGGTATGAGTCTACAATTACTCAACCAAAATATGATGCACAAAAAGAGATTTACGAAGACTTATTTAAGCGTTTAAGTGAGGCGAATGAATTATTATCTCATGGTGGAAATGTAACACCGCAAGCAGATATGATTTATGGTGGAGATGCAAAAAAATGGCAGAAATTTGCAAACTCTTTAGCAGCAAGATTATATATCCATATCTCTAAAGTAGATGCAGCAACTGCAAAAAGTGGTTTAGAATTTATTTTTTCAAATCCATCTAAATACCCTGTATTTACTTCTATTGAAGACGATGCAATGTTAAGATATGCAGGAACTCAGCCTTATGAGCATCCATTTTTCGAAAATTATGTACGTGATGCTCGTGATGATCATGCAATGTCATATACAATGGTGAACATGATGAAAGCGAGAAAAGATGCACGTATGTATATCTTTGCTACGCCAACTCCAGCTTCTATCACTCTTTTTGATTCTACAGGAAACACATCAGATATCTCTTATTACGGTATTGAAAATGGTGTTCCTAAAAGTGAGAGTTTCCAATTGGCTGATATTTCTAGAATTGGTGTCATGTACAGAGTTACTCCAAACGGTGTGTCTCATGTTATGTCGTATTCTGAATTAGAATTTATTAAAGCAGAAGCAGCAGCTATTTTAGGAGTAGGAGCTGCAGGTGATGCAAAAATGGCTTATGAAAAAGGTATCCATGCATCATTTGAAAGACAATATTCTTTGGCTGATCAATATGGTATTAAAACTGCAACTTTTGCAGATCAAACAGGAGCTGTCACTTTCTCGGAGAGTGTTGTAACAGAAGAAGATGGTACTGCGATTGAAATTTCGCTAGCAAATATGGAGTCACATTATAGCAGAACATTAGCTACTGCTGATGTTGCTTGGGACGCTTCTAAAGCAGCACAATTAATTGCAGAACAAAAATTCATTTCTATTTTCACAAATGGTCCTGAAGCATTTACAGAAGTACGTCGTACTAACTTCCCTCAATTAACTTTTGTAAGAGGTGGTACACAGTACAAAGGTTTAGGTTTACCATTACGTTTTCCTTACGCTATCTCAGAGCAGACTACAAACGGTGCAAACTGGTCGCAAGCTGCTCAAGGTATTACGAATACAATGTATGGAAAAAATGTTTGGTGGAATACCAAAACATTTGATAATTATGTAGAATTATAA
- a CDS encoding SusD/RagB family nutrient-binding outer membrane lipoprotein, producing MTSCFKNFDELRENPNYPSTVEPESLFANVLYTNTGSFYGAQGQYFNLTGAGLWAQQFAKIQYIDEDWYQYRASVMDEKWKRMYSGISGTSNLAGLYDLELALAEVRKRKAVYEEEGNAQGIADAKVLEGAMLVAKVYFFSVTTDVWGDIPYSEAFQTIDLGFDQTNFQPKYDAQKEIYDDFFVLLEDANTLLSSNGSIDSGADIIYRGNAARWRMLANSLAARLYTRISKVDAAKSRTGLTKLFSDKGTYPMFSSNEDDAELVYLGSQPYMQPIYYNAYIDNRNDFAISTTIIELLKENDDKRLYIFAQPTRASMTKPEDAEEDWIPSPEYIGQENGVPAAEAPGFTEVSMIGNLYREQPAGKSFWMTFSELKFIEAEAALNGISGVSGTPESLVAEGIEASFTKQYADIEAYAAPVYPIDGDVVSDPYSDAAIVINNLDWSKNGGKERVIAEQKYLSNFTNGPEVFAELRRTGWPAISEIRGGTVYQGKGLPNRFPYPFSEQTTNSANWSAASQGINDTMYGKKIWFAENTSVNYK from the coding sequence ATGACGTCTTGCTTCAAAAATTTCGATGAACTTCGTGAGAATCCAAACTACCCAAGCACAGTAGAGCCGGAGAGTTTATTTGCGAATGTTCTTTATACAAACACAGGAAGTTTCTATGGTGCACAAGGTCAGTATTTTAATTTGACAGGGGCAGGACTATGGGCACAGCAATTTGCCAAAATTCAATATATAGACGAAGATTGGTACCAATACCGTGCGTCTGTAATGGATGAAAAATGGAAAAGAATGTACTCTGGTATTTCTGGAACATCTAACTTGGCAGGACTTTATGATTTAGAGTTAGCACTTGCAGAAGTGAGAAAACGTAAAGCAGTATATGAAGAAGAAGGTAATGCTCAAGGTATTGCAGATGCAAAAGTACTAGAAGGAGCAATGTTGGTAGCTAAAGTATACTTCTTTTCTGTAACAACAGATGTTTGGGGTGATATACCTTATTCTGAAGCCTTTCAAACTATTGATTTAGGATTTGATCAGACAAATTTCCAACCTAAATATGATGCTCAAAAAGAGATTTATGATGATTTCTTTGTCTTACTAGAAGATGCCAATACACTGTTATCAAGTAATGGTTCTATCGATTCTGGAGCGGATATAATTTATAGAGGTAATGCAGCTAGATGGAGAATGTTGGCCAATTCATTAGCAGCTAGATTATATACTAGAATTTCTAAAGTTGATGCTGCAAAATCTAGAACTGGTTTGACTAAATTATTTTCGGATAAAGGGACATATCCAATGTTTTCTAGTAATGAAGATGACGCTGAATTAGTGTATTTAGGTTCTCAACCATATATGCAACCAATTTATTATAATGCATATATTGATAATAGAAATGACTTTGCAATTTCTACTACAATAATTGAGTTATTGAAAGAAAATGACGATAAACGTTTGTATATCTTTGCTCAGCCTACTCGTGCATCAATGACTAAACCGGAAGACGCAGAGGAAGATTGGATACCAAGTCCTGAATATATCGGACAAGAAAATGGTGTGCCAGCGGCAGAAGCTCCTGGTTTCACAGAAGTATCAATGATTGGTAATTTGTATAGAGAGCAACCAGCAGGTAAATCTTTTTGGATGACATTTTCTGAACTTAAATTTATTGAGGCAGAAGCTGCATTGAACGGAATTTCAGGAGTTTCTGGAACACCTGAAAGTTTAGTAGCAGAGGGTATTGAAGCATCATTTACAAAACAATATGCAGATATTGAGGCTTATGCAGCCCCGGTATATCCAATCGATGGTGATGTCGTTTCTGATCCTTATTCTGATGCAGCTATTGTAATTAATAATTTGGACTGGAGTAAAAACGGAGGTAAAGAAAGAGTGATTGCTGAGCAAAAATATCTTTCTAACTTTACAAACGGACCAGAAGTTTTTGCTGAATTAAGAAGAACAGGGTGGCCTGCAATTTCAGAAATTAGAGGGGGTACAGTGTATCAAGGTAAAGGTTTGCCAAATAGATTTCCTTACCCTTTTTCTGAACAAACTACAAATTCAGCCAATTGGTCAGCGGCTTCGCAAGGAATTAATGATACAATGTACGGTAAGAAAATATGGTTTGCTGAAAATACTTCAGTAAACTATAAATAA